A single genomic interval of Terriglobus albidus harbors:
- a CDS encoding VWA domain-containing protein: MTPTMFKNIQRGTSIAFLLLACGAFVVAQQTSPTPTQPQQQTQQPQQQAPAQQLPAQPQPAPLPGQPGDESPLDVTTIKGIGAREVNQIFTVTDKKGKFITGLRQQDFGLLDDQKRPERVIRFTQQTNLPLRVGIMLDTSSSIRQRFEFEQQAAVEFLLQVLHRQDMAFVEGFDVQLDLEQGFTNNVDLLNQGIHKLRPGGGTALFDALYSTCKDQMLMQGSGYRKAIIMVTDGDDNYSHALMTDAIKMCQRAETMVYGISTNVSPTKDKGDDILKAICEATGGRAFYPTRIEEVSNGFRSIEEELRSQYSLEYVPADFKADGSFRTIYLQALDPRYKVRARKGYFAPRQ; encoded by the coding sequence GTGACTCCGACGATGTTCAAAAATATCCAACGCGGTACTTCGATTGCGTTTCTTTTGCTCGCCTGCGGCGCCTTTGTTGTCGCCCAGCAGACTTCTCCCACCCCCACGCAGCCCCAACAGCAGACGCAGCAACCCCAGCAGCAGGCGCCGGCTCAACAACTGCCTGCACAGCCGCAACCTGCGCCGCTGCCCGGCCAGCCGGGTGACGAGTCGCCGCTTGATGTAACCACCATCAAGGGTATCGGCGCGCGCGAAGTTAACCAGATCTTTACCGTCACCGACAAGAAGGGGAAGTTCATCACCGGCCTGCGGCAGCAGGACTTTGGTCTTCTCGATGACCAAAAGCGGCCGGAGCGTGTCATCCGCTTCACACAGCAGACCAATCTTCCGCTGCGCGTCGGCATCATGCTGGACACGTCGAGCTCCATCCGCCAGCGCTTCGAGTTCGAGCAGCAGGCCGCGGTCGAGTTCCTGCTGCAGGTATTGCATCGCCAGGACATGGCCTTCGTGGAAGGCTTCGATGTACAGCTCGATCTCGAACAGGGCTTTACCAACAACGTCGACCTGCTGAACCAGGGCATTCACAAGCTTCGCCCCGGCGGCGGTACCGCGTTGTTTGATGCGCTATACAGCACCTGCAAGGATCAGATGCTGATGCAGGGCTCGGGCTACCGCAAAGCCATCATCATGGTCACCGACGGCGATGACAACTACAGCCACGCCCTCATGACCGACGCCATCAAGATGTGCCAGCGCGCGGAGACCATGGTCTACGGCATCAGCACGAATGTAAGCCCCACCAAGGACAAGGGCGACGACATCCTGAAAGCTATCTGCGAAGCAACCGGCGGACGGGCCTTCTATCCGACCCGCATCGAAGAAGTATCCAACGGATTCCGCTCCATTGAAGAAGAGCTCCGCAGCCAGTATTCGCTGGAATACGTGCCTGCGGACTTCAAGGCAGACGGATCGTTTCGTACAATTTATCTACAGGCCCTCGATCCGCGATACAAGGTGCGCGCCCGTAAGGGATACTTCGCTCCACGTCAGTAA
- a CDS encoding chloride channel protein yields the protein MSRVREATAKKPLTWILLSAGIGIVAGAASALLIATLNWANTTREHHHWLLALLPLSGFAVGWVYWRYGGRAADGNNLLLEEIHDPQETVPLRMAPLVLLGTVLTHLFGGSAGREGTAVQMGASLAEWLAELFTEHQMRRAVLMAGVAGGFGGVFGTPWAGAVFGIEVLAVGWVGWSSVLEGIGPCLIASFAGDLTVRLIGVHHTQYPVGAQPSLQPMNWVWAALAGAVFGLIARIFSTLEHGLTDWFRRMFAYPPLRPLAGGVLIALLIWSLHAWQFAGLGIPGIVASFATQQPWWVWAAKLGLTALTLGAGFKGGEVTPLFFIGAAAGSAMAPVIPLSTGVLAAMGFAAVFAAAANTPIAGVIMAMELFGPRTGLLAGAACAVAYLCSGPVGIYSAQQPMEMRWKPRWRSS from the coding sequence GTGTCCCGAGTTCGAGAGGCGACCGCCAAAAAACCACTCACCTGGATCCTGTTGTCCGCCGGCATCGGTATTGTTGCCGGCGCCGCATCGGCGCTTCTAATCGCAACCCTGAACTGGGCCAATACCACGCGTGAGCATCACCACTGGCTGCTGGCATTGCTGCCGCTCTCCGGCTTCGCCGTGGGCTGGGTGTACTGGCGTTATGGCGGCCGCGCCGCCGATGGCAATAACCTCCTGCTCGAAGAGATCCACGATCCCCAGGAGACCGTGCCGCTGCGTATGGCTCCGCTGGTACTGCTAGGCACCGTGTTGACGCATCTCTTCGGCGGCAGCGCAGGCCGTGAAGGCACCGCAGTGCAGATGGGCGCATCGCTGGCGGAATGGCTTGCCGAACTGTTCACCGAACATCAGATGCGCCGGGCCGTGCTGATGGCCGGCGTCGCCGGCGGCTTCGGTGGCGTCTTTGGAACGCCATGGGCAGGCGCTGTCTTCGGTATCGAGGTGTTGGCCGTGGGCTGGGTAGGCTGGTCCTCTGTCCTCGAAGGAATAGGCCCGTGCCTTATCGCCTCCTTTGCGGGCGATCTCACCGTACGCCTGATCGGCGTGCATCACACGCAGTATCCCGTAGGCGCTCAGCCATCGCTCCAACCTATGAACTGGGTCTGGGCTGCACTTGCAGGCGCAGTCTTCGGTCTGATCGCCCGCATCTTCTCCACACTCGAACATGGCCTGACGGACTGGTTCAGGCGTATGTTTGCCTATCCACCTCTGCGGCCGCTCGCAGGCGGAGTCCTGATTGCCTTGCTGATCTGGAGTCTGCACGCATGGCAGTTCGCCGGTCTGGGCATTCCGGGTATCGTAGCCTCCTTTGCTACACAGCAACCGTGGTGGGTGTGGGCTGCCAAACTTGGCCTGACCGCATTGACCCTGGGAGCGGGCTTCAAAGGCGGCGAGGTAACACCGCTCTTCTTCATCGGAGCGGCCGCCGGCAGCGCCATGGCCCCAGTCATTCCCCTCAGCACCGGCGTGCTTGCAGCCATGGGATTTGCCGCAGTCTTCGCGGCAGCCGCCAACACTCCGATTGCCGGCGTGATCATGGCGATGGAACTCTTCGGGCCACGCACTGGTCTGCTCGCCGGAGCAGCCTGTGCCGTTGCTTATCTCTGTTCAGGCCCCGTCGGTATTTACTCCGCGCAGCAGCCGATGGAGATGCGATGGAAGCCTCGCTGGAGAAGTAGCTAG
- the fdhF gene encoding formate dehydrogenase subunit alpha has protein sequence MSVKRLLNTETVLPLDTTIQLDGAPVLAATGELLVERINHALPDRKLAQVCYHHSMGPIETCDTCMVEVNGRMVRACATPVTPGMEVATRSPRADAAQRDAFDRILKNHDLYCTVCDNSNHNCTVHNTAMNLDVKHQERPFTPKPYPQDHSNPFYRYDPSQCILCGRCVEACQNVQVNETLTINWESEHPRVLWDGGTQIAGSSCVSCGHCVTVCPCNALMEKSMLGRAGYLTALPRPVLNGMIAAVKAVEPATGFPPIMAISNGEAAVRDLRNKRTKTVCTYCGVGCSFDVWTQGRHILKIEPADGPANGISTCVKGKFSWDFVNSKERIRHPMIRDEKTNEFRKTTWKEALDLIEQRFKQIKQNHGPDAFAFIASSKCTNEESYLMQKLARQVIGTNNIDNCSRYCQTPATMGLNRTVGYGGDSGSIADIEQAELVIIVGSNTCESHPVLATRIKRSQKHRGQKVIVADLRRHEMAERADLFLHPQPSTDPIWLNAVANYILQQGWHKQEFIDRWVDNFDAQRESLAQYTLEFAEERTGISRDTLIQVANWIAQSKTVCILWAMGVTQHCGGSDTSTAISNLLLLTGNYMRPATGAYPLRGHNNVQGASDFGSIPNVYSGYQKVADEKVRAKFEAAWQCTLPVQDGLDNHEMIRAIHEGTLKCLYLKGEDTITSDANANDVAVALKQVDFLIVQDISLSETAKFAHVVLPASPSLEKEGTFTNTERRIQRLYRAMKPLGFSKPDWEIIQLIANRMGGKWKYKHPSEVMDEVAALTPLFAGVSYERLEGYKSLQWPVARDGTDSPYLFKDGFPFPDGKARFHPVNWVEPSEEQRNGEFTLHLNNGRLLEHFEQGAMTYQSEGIRALTPTNFVEVSPELAAEHGLSDGTMVELRSPYGKAKVPVVVTSRVQGRELYMPLNSIDQPVNRLTGPHVDRATHTPAYKEIAVSLTKLGEQGPNPLPPGNFRHGHRTPQPGVEVERKWARLDYTLPGSGLVQIKTTT, from the coding sequence ATGTCAGTCAAGCGCCTGCTGAATACAGAAACCGTTCTGCCCCTCGACACCACAATTCAACTGGACGGTGCCCCGGTTCTTGCCGCGACAGGCGAGCTGCTGGTGGAGCGCATCAACCATGCGCTCCCTGATCGCAAGCTGGCGCAGGTCTGCTATCACCACTCGATGGGGCCGATCGAGACCTGTGACACCTGCATGGTCGAGGTCAATGGAAGGATGGTGCGCGCCTGCGCAACCCCGGTCACTCCGGGTATGGAAGTTGCCACCCGTTCTCCGAGAGCCGATGCAGCGCAACGCGATGCCTTCGACCGTATCCTCAAGAACCACGATCTCTATTGCACGGTCTGCGACAACTCCAACCACAACTGCACGGTGCACAACACGGCGATGAACCTGGATGTGAAACATCAGGAACGGCCGTTCACACCCAAACCTTATCCGCAGGATCACTCCAATCCCTTCTATCGCTACGATCCGTCGCAGTGCATCCTTTGCGGGCGCTGCGTTGAGGCGTGTCAGAACGTGCAGGTGAACGAGACGCTAACCATCAATTGGGAATCGGAGCATCCGCGGGTTCTGTGGGACGGCGGAACGCAGATTGCGGGTTCGTCCTGCGTCTCCTGCGGACACTGTGTGACGGTGTGTCCGTGCAATGCACTGATGGAGAAGTCCATGCTCGGACGCGCGGGATATCTGACGGCGCTTCCGCGGCCGGTGCTCAATGGCATGATTGCCGCGGTAAAGGCGGTGGAGCCGGCGACGGGCTTTCCGCCGATTATGGCGATCTCGAATGGAGAGGCTGCCGTACGCGATCTGCGGAACAAGCGCACGAAGACCGTCTGTACCTATTGCGGTGTCGGCTGCAGCTTCGATGTCTGGACACAGGGACGTCACATTCTGAAGATCGAGCCGGCAGACGGCCCGGCAAACGGTATCTCGACGTGTGTGAAGGGCAAGTTCAGCTGGGACTTCGTGAACTCGAAGGAACGGATCCGCCATCCCATGATCCGCGACGAGAAGACGAACGAGTTCCGCAAGACTACGTGGAAAGAGGCGCTGGACCTGATCGAGCAGCGTTTCAAGCAGATCAAACAGAATCATGGACCGGATGCCTTCGCTTTTATTGCATCGTCGAAGTGCACCAACGAAGAGAGTTACCTGATGCAGAAGCTGGCGCGCCAGGTGATTGGCACGAACAACATCGACAACTGTTCGCGCTACTGCCAGACGCCGGCGACCATGGGCCTGAATCGCACGGTTGGTTACGGCGGCGACTCCGGTTCGATCGCAGATATCGAGCAGGCTGAGCTTGTCATCATCGTCGGTTCGAACACCTGTGAGTCGCATCCGGTACTGGCGACACGCATCAAGCGGAGCCAGAAGCATCGCGGGCAGAAGGTGATTGTTGCGGACCTTCGCCGGCACGAGATGGCAGAGCGCGCGGATCTCTTCCTGCATCCGCAGCCTTCGACCGATCCAATCTGGCTCAACGCGGTGGCCAATTACATTCTGCAGCAGGGATGGCATAAGCAGGAGTTCATCGATCGTTGGGTCGATAACTTCGATGCGCAGCGTGAGTCGCTGGCGCAGTACACGCTGGAGTTTGCTGAAGAGCGCACCGGGATTTCACGAGACACGCTGATCCAGGTTGCTAACTGGATTGCGCAATCAAAGACGGTCTGCATCCTGTGGGCGATGGGTGTGACACAGCACTGTGGCGGGTCCGATACCTCGACGGCGATCTCCAATCTGCTGCTCCTGACCGGAAATTACATGCGTCCGGCTACCGGCGCCTATCCGTTGCGTGGACACAACAATGTGCAGGGCGCCTCTGACTTCGGGTCCATACCCAACGTCTACTCCGGCTATCAGAAGGTGGCCGACGAAAAGGTCCGTGCCAAGTTTGAAGCGGCCTGGCAGTGCACGCTGCCGGTGCAGGATGGTCTGGATAATCATGAGATGATCCGCGCCATTCACGAGGGCACGTTGAAGTGTCTTTACCTCAAGGGCGAGGACACCATCACCTCCGATGCCAATGCGAATGATGTCGCGGTTGCGCTTAAGCAGGTTGATTTTCTGATCGTGCAGGATATCTCCCTTTCGGAGACAGCGAAGTTCGCGCATGTGGTATTGCCGGCATCCCCTTCGCTGGAGAAAGAAGGCACGTTCACCAACACCGAACGCCGGATCCAGCGCCTGTATCGTGCGATGAAGCCGCTCGGATTTTCGAAACCCGACTGGGAGATCATCCAGCTCATCGCAAACCGCATGGGAGGAAAGTGGAAGTATAAGCATCCATCAGAGGTGATGGATGAGGTTGCCGCGTTGACGCCGCTCTTTGCCGGCGTCAGCTACGAGCGGCTTGAGGGATACAAGTCGTTGCAGTGGCCGGTGGCCAGGGACGGTACCGATTCGCCGTATCTCTTCAAGGATGGCTTTCCGTTCCCCGATGGCAAGGCTCGTTTTCATCCCGTCAATTGGGTTGAGCCGAGCGAGGAGCAGCGCAATGGCGAGTTCACCCTGCATCTGAACAACGGCCGCCTGCTGGAGCACTTCGAGCAGGGAGCGATGACGTATCAGTCGGAGGGAATCCGCGCACTGACGCCGACAAACTTCGTGGAGGTCTCGCCGGAGCTGGCTGCGGAACATGGATTGTCGGACGGCACGATGGTGGAGCTGCGTAGTCCCTACGGGAAGGCAAAAGTACCCGTCGTGGTGACCAGCCGCGTTCAGGGACGCGAGCTCTATATGCCGCTGAACTCGATCGACCAACCGGTCAACCGTCTGACCGGCCCTCATGTGGACCGTGCGACGCATACGCCGGCGTACAAGGAGATTGCGGTCAGCCTGACCAAGCTTGGAGAACAGGGCCCGAATCCACTGCCGCCCGGAAACTTCCGTCATGGACACCGTACGCCGCAGCCAGGTGTCGAGGTGGAGCGCAAGTGGGCACGGCTGGACTACACCTTGCCGGGGAGCGGCCTGGTTCAGATCAAGACGACTACGTAG